In Juglans microcarpa x Juglans regia isolate MS1-56 chromosome 4S, Jm3101_v1.0, whole genome shotgun sequence, a single window of DNA contains:
- the LOC121262250 gene encoding uncharacterized protein LOC121262250 isoform X1 produces MEGQGSSETECMEIETTADSLGCSVVFHIVNDVLGFVLYMHQQIPSMLQDMSLEFDTFRTEYAELETALTTQNDAKASSLSRRKHIGRMRDAKKGIRRLEKLMNTISNLQTALKQVISEFPNIEGVVLVLGASPIRPRHVYELYFSHGKAAARGEVDFSKSRAADALSRKAIRTLVSKGAGSGSYPGPSKLFLLVKAPSSFNLPLHFLPKRDFRFSKKIVPFRLRLKCKTQDQKTGALDRVCQTGNSMISLTDSTSDNLICVGTQSRAWHPKHQPKNEKVCFLIIVYRSFS; encoded by the exons ATGGAAGGCCAAGGGAGCTCGGAGACGGAGTGCATGGAGATCGAGACCACCGCTGACTCTCTGGGATGCTCAGTGGTCTTTCATATCGTCAACGACGTCTTAGGCTTCGTTCTCTACATGCACCAGCAGATCCCCTC CATGTTGCAGGATATGAGTCTTGAATTTGATACATTTCGTACCGAATATGCAGAATTG GAGACCGCTCTTACTACGCAAAATGATGCAAAGGCCTCGTCTTTGTCGCGAAGAAAGCACATTGGCAGAATGAGGGATGCCAAAAAGGGAATCAGGAGACTGGAGAAATTGATGAATACGATTTCTAATCTCCAAACTGCGCTCAAGCAGGTGATTTCTGAGTTCCCTAACATCGAGGGAGTCGTTTTGGTTCTCGGAGCTAGTCCAATTCGGCCTCGCCATGTTTACGAGCTGTACTTTTCACATGGGAAGGCTGCTGCCAGAGGTGAAGTTGATTTCTCTAAAAGCAGGGCAGCAGATGCGCTTTCAAGAAAG GCTATTAGGACGCTGGTCTCGAAGGGTGCTGGGTCTGGTTCCTATCCAG GCCCCAGTaagttgtttttattggttaAAGCTCCCTCTTCTTTCAATCTTCCTCTGCATTTTCTTCCCAAACGTGATTTCAGATTCAGCAAGAAG ATTGTGCCTTTCAGACTACGGCTCAAGTGCAAAACCCAAGATCAAAAAACGGGTGCTCTGGATCGTGTGTGCCAAACTGGGAACTCCATGATCAGTTTGACAGATTCTACTTCAGATAATTTAATCTG TGTCGGCACACAATCAAGGGCCTGGCATCCAAAACACCAACCGAAGAATGAAAAAGTTTGTTTCCTGATAATTGTATATAGGAGTTTTTCTTGA
- the LOC121262250 gene encoding uncharacterized protein LOC121262250 isoform X2: MEGQGSSETECMEIETTADSLGCSVVFHIVNDVLGFVLYMHQQIPSMLQDMSLEFDTFRTEYAELETALTTQNDAKASSLSRRKHIGRMRDAKKGIRRLEKLMNTISNLQTALKQVISEFPNIEGVVLVLGASPIRPRHVYELYFSHGKAAARGEVDFSKSRAADALSRKAIRTLVSKGAGSGSYPGPSKLFLLVKAPSSFNLPLHFLPKRDFRFSKKIVPFRLRLKCKTQDQKTGALDRVCQTGNSMISLTDSTSDNLIWFQCRHTIKGLASKTPTEE; encoded by the exons ATGGAAGGCCAAGGGAGCTCGGAGACGGAGTGCATGGAGATCGAGACCACCGCTGACTCTCTGGGATGCTCAGTGGTCTTTCATATCGTCAACGACGTCTTAGGCTTCGTTCTCTACATGCACCAGCAGATCCCCTC CATGTTGCAGGATATGAGTCTTGAATTTGATACATTTCGTACCGAATATGCAGAATTG GAGACCGCTCTTACTACGCAAAATGATGCAAAGGCCTCGTCTTTGTCGCGAAGAAAGCACATTGGCAGAATGAGGGATGCCAAAAAGGGAATCAGGAGACTGGAGAAATTGATGAATACGATTTCTAATCTCCAAACTGCGCTCAAGCAGGTGATTTCTGAGTTCCCTAACATCGAGGGAGTCGTTTTGGTTCTCGGAGCTAGTCCAATTCGGCCTCGCCATGTTTACGAGCTGTACTTTTCACATGGGAAGGCTGCTGCCAGAGGTGAAGTTGATTTCTCTAAAAGCAGGGCAGCAGATGCGCTTTCAAGAAAG GCTATTAGGACGCTGGTCTCGAAGGGTGCTGGGTCTGGTTCCTATCCAG GCCCCAGTaagttgtttttattggttaAAGCTCCCTCTTCTTTCAATCTTCCTCTGCATTTTCTTCCCAAACGTGATTTCAGATTCAGCAAGAAG ATTGTGCCTTTCAGACTACGGCTCAAGTGCAAAACCCAAGATCAAAAAACGGGTGCTCTGGATCGTGTGTGCCAAACTGGGAACTCCATGATCAGTTTGACAGATTCTACTTCAGATAATTTAATCTG GTTTCAGTGTCGGCACACAATCAAGGGCCTGGCATCCAAAACACCAACCGAAGAATGA